GGACGCCGATGACCTGACGCAGCTCACCGTGGAGCGCGCCCTGGTGCGCGCCGACCAGTGGACGCCTGGGACCCGCCTCGACAGCTGGATGTACCGGATCATGAAGAACGCCTGGATCGACGAAGCCCGCGCCCGCACCCGCCAGGGCCGCGTGTTCGCGCCCGAGGAACAGGGTCTCAACGTCGGAACCGATGGGGCCGCCGCCATGGAAGCTCACCTCGAGGCCGCCTCGGTGGAGCAAGCCATGGGCCGATTGCCCGACGATCAGCGACTGGCCGTGGCGCTGGTGCTGGTGGAGGGGTTATCCTATCGCGAAGCGGCCGCGGTGCTGGAGGTTCCGGAAGGGACTCTCACCCGCCGTCTGGTCCGGGG
The sequence above is drawn from the Phenylobacterium glaciei genome and encodes:
- a CDS encoding RNA polymerase sigma factor; the protein is MDDFQREIVELLPRLRRLARAITRDVADADDLTQLTVERALVRADQWTPGTRLDSWMYRIMKNAWIDEARARTRQGRVFAPEEQGLNVGTDGAAAMEAHLEAASVEQAMGRLPDDQRLAVALVLVEGLSYREAAAVLEVPEGTLTRRLVRGRNALLVDLRGAA